From one Pseudomonas sp. B21-048 genomic stretch:
- the nusG gene encoding transcription termination/antitermination protein NusG, protein MAKRWYVVHAYSGYEKHVMRSLVERVKLAGMEDGFGEILVPTEEVVEMRNGQKRKSERKFFPGYVLVQMDMNEGTWHLVKDTPRVMGFIGGTADKPAPITDKEAEAILRRVADGSDKPKPKTLFEPGESVRVNDGPFADFTGTVEEVNYEKSRIQVAVLIFGRSTPVELEFSQVEKV, encoded by the coding sequence GTGGCTAAGCGTTGGTACGTTGTGCATGCTTACTCCGGTTACGAGAAGCATGTAATGCGCTCGCTCGTCGAGCGCGTAAAGCTGGCTGGCATGGAAGATGGCTTCGGCGAGATTCTGGTCCCCACTGAAGAAGTGGTTGAAATGCGCAATGGCCAGAAGCGCAAAAGCGAGCGCAAATTCTTCCCGGGTTATGTGCTGGTTCAGATGGACATGAATGAGGGTACTTGGCACTTGGTCAAGGATACTCCTCGGGTAATGGGTTTTATCGGCGGTACTGCTGATAAGCCTGCGCCGATCACAGATAAAGAGGCGGAAGCGATTCTGCGTCGCGTTGCTGATGGTAGCGACAAGCCGAAGCCGAAGACATTATTCGAGCCGGGCGAGTCGGTACGTGTGAATGACGGACCGTTTGCTGATTTTACCGGCACGGTTGAAGAAGTTAACTACGAAAAGAGCCGGATCCAAGTGGCAGTGCTCATTTTCGGTCGCTCTACTCCGGTAGAGTTAGAGTTCAGTCAGGTCGAAAAGGTCTAG
- the secE gene encoding preprotein translocase subunit SecE has protein sequence MTPKAEAQGSRFDLLKWLVVVALVVVGVVGNQYYSASPILYRVLALLVIAAVAAFVGLQTIKGRSFFVLVKEARTEIRKVVWPTRQETTQTTLIVVAVVLVMALLLWGLDSLLGWLVSLIVG, from the coding sequence ATGACTCCTAAAGCTGAAGCTCAAGGCTCTCGCTTCGATCTGCTCAAGTGGCTAGTAGTAGTCGCTTTGGTGGTTGTTGGCGTTGTTGGCAATCAGTATTATTCTGCTTCGCCGATCCTGTACCGTGTACTCGCTTTGCTCGTGATTGCTGCTGTAGCTGCCTTTGTAGGCCTGCAGACAATCAAGGGCAGGTCTTTCTTTGTGCTTGTCAAAGAGGCGCGCACCGAGATTCGTAAAGTCGTATGGCCAACTCGCCAGGAAACCACGCAGACCACGTTGATCGTTGTGGCTGTTGTTCTGGTTATGGCGTTGCTGTTGTGGGGGCTTGATTCCCTGCTCGGCTGGCTTGTTTCTTTGATTGTCGGCTAA
- a CDS encoding pantothenate kinase has product MILELDCGNSFIKWRVLGEDVRRVVGEGVVDADLALLESLKGLKGLALMHCRLVSVRTAEETSALISLLTEAFSVSVVCAAPAREMSGVRNGYEEFERLGLDRWLAVLGGFHLASGACLVLDFGTAVTADFIAGDGEHLGGFICPGMPLMRNQLRTHTRRIRYGDLAGERALESLVPGRTTVEAVERGCLLMLRGFVLTQLELARSYWGDDFAVFLTGGDADLVSEIVPEARVVPDLVFVGLAMACPLS; this is encoded by the coding sequence ATGATTCTTGAGCTCGATTGTGGAAACAGTTTCATCAAGTGGCGTGTGCTCGGCGAGGATGTCCGGCGGGTGGTTGGCGAGGGGGTCGTTGATGCGGATCTCGCATTGCTGGAGAGCTTGAAGGGGCTCAAGGGGCTCGCTCTCATGCACTGTCGTTTAGTCAGTGTCAGAACCGCCGAAGAAACCAGTGCGCTGATTTCTCTGCTGACAGAGGCTTTCAGCGTTTCCGTAGTGTGCGCGGCGCCAGCTCGGGAGATGTCCGGGGTTCGAAATGGCTATGAGGAGTTCGAACGGCTAGGGCTTGATCGCTGGCTTGCCGTGCTCGGAGGATTTCATCTGGCTTCGGGTGCTTGTCTGGTGCTCGACTTTGGTACCGCTGTTACGGCTGACTTTATTGCAGGGGATGGTGAGCATCTCGGAGGATTTATCTGTCCGGGAATGCCTTTGATGCGCAACCAGCTACGTACCCATACCCGTAGAATTCGCTATGGAGATCTTGCTGGCGAGCGCGCTTTGGAGAGTCTGGTTCCTGGGCGTACAACCGTCGAGGCGGTCGAGCGAGGTTGTTTGCTAATGTTGAGAGGGTTTGTCCTGACTCAGCTAGAGTTGGCGCGCAGCTATTGGGGGGATGATTTCGCAGTCTTCCTGACTGGAGGGGATGCTGATCTGGTCTCCGAGATTGTGCCCGAGGCCAGGGTGGTTCCAGACCTGGTATTTGTAGGTTTGGCGATGGCGTGTCCCTTGTCCTGA
- the birA gene encoding bifunctional biotin--[acetyl-CoA-carboxylase] ligase/biotin operon repressor BirA, with product MLTLLKLLKDGRFHSGQALGAALGVSRSAVWKQLQHLEAELGLSIHKVRGRGYQLAVPLTLLDPAEISVRAPSCEWPILVFDSIDSTNAEALRAIERGQPAPFLVLAERQTAGRGRRGRKWVSPFAENIYYSLVLRIDGGMRQLEGLSLVVGLAVMQALRGLGISGVGLKWPNDVLVGQQKIAGILLELVGDPADVCHVVIGVGINVNMQMTDEVDQQWTSMRLESGKAVDRNHLVAELGLTLQAYLNRHQVGGFPAIQAEWEQNHLWQGRAVSLIAGVSQIDGEVLGIDSQGALRLKVNGVEKVFSGGELSLRLRDDS from the coding sequence ATGCTGACGTTGTTAAAGCTTCTTAAGGATGGTCGATTCCATTCGGGCCAAGCCCTGGGTGCTGCCTTGGGCGTCAGTCGTAGCGCTGTATGGAAGCAGCTTCAGCACTTGGAAGCCGAGCTCGGTTTATCCATTCACAAAGTGCGCGGTCGCGGCTATCAACTGGCTGTGCCATTGACACTGCTTGATCCTGCGGAAATAAGCGTGCGGGCGCCTTCTTGTGAGTGGCCCATTCTGGTCTTCGATTCAATTGACTCCACCAATGCTGAAGCCTTGCGCGCTATCGAGCGTGGCCAGCCTGCGCCATTTCTGGTGCTCGCTGAGCGGCAGACGGCTGGTCGTGGGCGGCGTGGACGTAAATGGGTGAGCCCGTTCGCGGAAAACATCTATTACAGTCTCGTACTGCGCATTGATGGTGGGATGCGACAGCTGGAAGGCTTGAGTCTTGTTGTCGGGCTTGCCGTAATGCAAGCCTTGCGAGGGCTTGGTATTTCAGGTGTGGGGTTGAAGTGGCCGAATGATGTTCTGGTGGGGCAGCAAAAGATTGCGGGAATACTGCTCGAATTAGTGGGGGATCCTGCTGATGTGTGTCACGTGGTGATCGGTGTCGGAATAAATGTGAACATGCAGATGACCGATGAGGTTGATCAGCAATGGACGTCCATGCGCCTCGAGTCAGGTAAGGCCGTTGATCGCAATCATCTGGTTGCGGAGTTAGGGTTGACGCTCCAGGCCTATTTAAATCGCCACCAGGTCGGCGGATTTCCAGCTATCCAGGCGGAGTGGGAGCAAAATCATCTATGGCAAGGGCGGGCAGTGTCGTTGATTGCCGGTGTGAGTCAAATAGATGGAGAGGTGCTGGGTATCGATAGTCAGGGTGCCTTGCGCTTGAAGGTGAATGGTGTGGAGAAGGTCTTTAGTGGTGGCGAGCTCAGCCTGAGGCTGCGTGATGATTCTTGA